The Eleutherodactylus coqui strain aEleCoq1 chromosome 13, aEleCoq1.hap1, whole genome shotgun sequence genome includes a window with the following:
- the LOC136588380 gene encoding uncharacterized protein — MPKCIVKDCLHYTGRKTSPHGVSLHMFPKDLASIKKWLVQTNQDFGDLDLFAMGILHGKTGVCCICSAHFAPECYALVGSQKVLLEGAIPTIFPARDKPSNTMDTVDKPVFQNLYLPIKLWSNSVSVVSNAAPWGANQLINPGIKINQNSNIVANEFGVNVSTSAAENKPKERSSECENPPTNDTETVSRFPDLSTKNEDQAVQWPEYENNGEMWKVLHDHFYGVQSGNKYLGLNRCSPMTECMSKDGSDSYFEGTHLETELFSMLQYIISIFTVNRNKDLKSARILNKALEVVSLITGEVSPSSRLMTNRTCVQLSG; from the exons ATGCCGAAATGTATTGTGAAGGACTGTCTGCATTATACTGGGAGGAAAACTAGCCCCCATGGAGTGAGTCTACACATGTTTCCCAAGGACTTGGCCTCCATTAAGAAATGGCTTGTACAGACTAACCAAGACTTTGGTGACCTTGACTTATTTGCTATGGGGATCTTGCATGGAAAGACAGGTGTTTGCTGTATTTGCTCTGCCCATTTTGCCCCAGAATGCTACGCCTTAGTTGGGTCACAAAAAGTACTTTTGGAAGGCGCTATTCCAACCATATTCCCTGCGAGGGATAAACCGTCTAACACAATGGATACTGTGGATAAACCTGTATTTCAAAACCTTTACTTGCCTATAAAACTGTGGTCAAACAGTGTGTCTGTGGTATCAAATGCAGCTCCATGGGGTGCTAACCAACTGATAAACCCTGGCATTAAAATTAATCAGAACAGTAATATAGTCGCCAATGAGTTCGGGGTTAATGTGAGCACGTCGGCAGCAGAAAATAAGCCAAAAGAAAGGTCCAGTGAATGTGAAAATCCACCAACAAATGACACTGAGACAGTCTCAAGGTTCCCTGACTTGTCAACTAAGAACGAAGACCAAGCTGTTCAATGGCCCGAGTATGAGAACAATGGAGAAATGTGGAAAGTTCTGCACGATCATTTCTACGGAGTGCAAAGTGGCAACAAGTATCTAGGCTTGAACCGATGCTCGCCGATGACAGAGTGTATGTCAAAGGATGGGTCTGATAGCTACTTTGAAGGCACTCATTTGGAAACTGAACTG TTTTCAATGTTGCAGTATATCATCAGCATCTTCACAGTTAATAGAAATAAGGACCTAAAATCGGCAAGGATCTTAAACAAAGCCCTGGAGGTTGTCTCCCTGATAACTGGAGAGGTGAGCCCTTCTTCACGTTTGATGACAAATCGCACTTGTGTCCAACT GAGTGGGTGA